A genomic stretch from Falco naumanni isolate bFalNau1 chromosome 8, bFalNau1.pat, whole genome shotgun sequence includes:
- the LOC121092234 gene encoding tip elongation aberrant protein 3-like encodes MKGKTAHGSWKSAPQKKPSPCNRYKHACIICRGFIYLYGGRNTTGLKDFWRYNIVKNEWEMLDCSRNGPEELEEHSMVAYKGTLYIFGGMVDSAFTQGKTPLWIYDTDSARWTECCNVPAETESSAPANRKGHSAVVYRSSMYIYGGYFGIRGISQEFWAFCFDTRKWSYVSPPSHSTGPGPRHGHSAVVYHTGMYLFGGLMGLSEQKDLWKWDFVSSSWSSIRTSQGPPPVVGHASIVFRDSMLIFGGGISNSSCNGDLWNYNFHMQTWKKHSCTTKASFSPKMYHCILGVGVDFQTTSDVTSTFPSHWKSKQKGHQQLVAIPKHTRFCNYFCQQPAYRAFSNEESTAMEMKTFSSPLEPGGFGAFQTTSEAEPDPNRATSTLSKDEPLRLLVSSEEETCAAAQVVGEEGGPSCQHVPTVDAVSSDTNVLLLIGGKPLSSVSEISFWQMEFDSL; translated from the exons atgaaaggaaaaactgcaCACGGTAGTTGGAAATCTGCACCCCAGAAGAAGCCCTCTCCCTGCAATCGATATAAACATGCTTGCATCATTTGCAGAGGATTTATTTATCTCTATGGAGGGCGGAACACTACGGGTCTCAAGGATTTTTGGCGATACAACATAG TGAAAAATGAATGGGAAATGCTGGATTGCTCAAGAAATGGTCCAGAAGAACTGGAAGAACATTCAATGGTGGCTTATAAG ggCACCCTGTATATTTTTGGTGGGATGGTGGATTCTGCTTTCACACAAGGAAAAACTCCTCTCTGGATATATGACACTG ATTCTGCAAGATGGACAGAGTGCTGTAACGTACCAGCAGAGACTGAG AGCTCAGCGCCAGCTAACAGGAAAGGTCACAGTGCAGTAGTGTACCGTTCCAGTATGTACATCTACGGGGGATACTTTGGCATTAGAGGCATTTCACAGGAGTTTTGGGCTTTCTGTTTTG atacAAGAAAGTGGTCGTATGtttcccccccatcccacagtACTGGCCCAGGACCTCGGCATGGCCACTCAGCAGTCGTCTATCACACTGGCATGTACCTCTTTGGCGGACTGATGGGTCTGAGTGAACAGAAGGACTTGTGGAAGTGGGACTTTGTAAGCAGCAGCTGGTCCAGCATCAGAACAAG CCAAGGACCTCCTCCAGTGGTAGGTCACGCTTCAATAGTCTTCAGAGACTCTATGCTGATTTTTGGAGGAGGGATTTCAAATTCCAGTTGTAACGGTGACCTCTGGAATTATAATTTCCATATGCAGACATGGAAGAAGCATAGTTGTACCACAAAGGCAAGCTTTTCTCCTAAAATGTATCACTGCATCTTAGGAGTCGGTGTTGATTTCCAAACTACCTCAGATGTCACCAGTACGTTCCCCAGCCACTGGAAGAGTAAGCAGAAGGGCCATCAGCAGCTGGTGGCCATCCCGAAGCACACTCGCTTCTGCAACTACTTCTGCCAACAGCCTGCGTACAGAGCGTTCAGCAACGAGGAAAGCACTgcaatggaaatgaaaaccTTCAGCTCGCCTCTGGAGCCAGGGGGCTTCGGTGCGTTTCAAACCACTTCAGAGGCAGAACCAGACCCGAACAGAGCAACAAGCACTTTGTCAAAGGACGAGCCGCTCCGTCTGCTTGTCTCTTCAGAAGAAGAGacttgtgctgctgctcaggtcGTGGGAGAAGAGGGGGGACCCAGCTGTCAGCACGTGCCCACAGTGGATGCAGTTAGCAGTGACACCAACGTGCTGCTGCTCATTGGGGGTAAACCTTTGTCCAGCGTCTCTGAGATCTCGTTCTGGCAAATGGAGTTTGATAGCTTGTGA